A window from Triticum aestivum cultivar Chinese Spring chromosome 6D, IWGSC CS RefSeq v2.1, whole genome shotgun sequence encodes these proteins:
- the LOC123140676 gene encoding uncharacterized protein — translation MWPLPPSRGGEAKMPSLPSYIFLLTSVTLFLLPQPAMSSTDAIIRLPYGDDIIAETCQRCGENNQNVDYALCVASLSADPSSHDASLHGLALISAKLVQAGVAGMDSGMAALQGKETTRSTRWSCLNACIDVFRDAMADLDDSIAAIEDGRYADAETKMTATTDAPVTCNDEFKEQGLQPPMEGESRRLFQHGVISLAIISLL, via the coding sequence ATGTGGCCGCTACCCCCGAGTAGAGGAGGCGAAGCGAAGATGCCATCGCTGCCTAGCTACATCTTCCTCCTCACCTCTGTCACCCTCTTCCTTCTGCCCCAACCGGCGATGTCCTCCACCGACGCCATCATCCGGCTCCCTTATGGCGACGATATCATCGCCGAGACCTGCCAGAGATGTGGCGAGAACAACCAGAACGTCGACTACGCCCTCTGCGTCGCCTCCCTCTCGGCCGACCCCTCAAGCCACGacgccagcctccacgggctcgcCCTCATCTCCGCCAAGCTGGTGCAGGCCGGGGTGGCAGGCATGGACTCCGGAATGGCAGCGCTCCAGGGCAAGGAGACAACGAGGTCGACAAGGTGGTCCTGCCTCAACGCCTGCATCGACGTGTTCCGCGACGCCATGGCCGACCTCGACGACTCCATCGCCGCCATCGAGGACGGGAGGTACGCCGATGCCGAGACGAAGATGACCGCCACCACCGACGCACCGGTTACCTGCAACGACGAGTTCAAGGAGCAGGGATTGCAGCCGCCCATGGAAGGGGAGAGTCGGCGCCTGTTCCAGCACGGCGTCATCTCCCTCGCCATCATCTCATTACTCTGA
- the LOC123142930 gene encoding putative invertase inhibitor, producing the protein MGFTARPAVCIVGVLLAAALFLAAPAAAEGEWDAPESCATPVSVEAACRGASDTHHGVDYDHCVRSLNADARSADASASAGIHGLAVLATRIAVDHAASTEAKIEDLAELEAEGADRARFDHCLEQYGGAADLLRDALDNLQAKVYGLAMQQLMAALGASRSCEDAWRGAPPRAIPVAAHDREYERLAHIAIGFTHAAAK; encoded by the coding sequence ATGGGGTTCACGGCGCGACCCGCGGTGTGCATCGTCggcgtcctcctcgccgccgccctcttcctggcggcgccggcggcggcggagggcgagtGGGACGCGCCGGAGTCGTGCGCGACCCCGGTGAGCGTGGAGGCGGCGTGCCGGGGGGCCTCCGACACGCACCACGGCGTGGACTACGACCACTGCGTGCGCTCCCTGAACGCGGACGCACGCAGCGccgacgcctcggcctccgccGGGATCCACGGCCTGGCGGTGCTGGCCACGAGGATCGCCGTCGACCACGCCGCCAGCACGGAGGCCAAGATCGAGGACCTGGCGGAGCTCGAGGCCGAGGGCGCCGACCGCGCCCGGTTCGACCACTGCCTGGAGCAGTACGGCGGCGCCGCCGACCTGCTCCGCGACGCGCTGGACAACCTGCAGGCCAAAGTGTACGGCCTCGCCATGCAGCAGCTCATGGCGGCGCTGGGCGCGTCCCGGAGCTGCGAGGACGCCTGGAGGGGCGCCCCGCCGCgcgccatccccgtcgccgcccacGACCGCGAGTACGAGCGCCTCGCCCACATCGCCATCGGCTTCACCCACGCCGCCGCCAAATGA
- the LOC123142931 gene encoding uncharacterized protein — protein MALLMDPAEVPQGRGSAERGGLMDPAEVPQLQWADPVSSSPRVYGRKQWRAVCKVLGNDNLLAEILVRLPPNPSSLPRASVVCKRWLGILSDPEFLKRFRKHHRKPPLLGFFEGYANRFAPVMDSPDRITASCFSMPKSSTPYSDHREYMGCRHGLAVLVNKQDRKTFVWDPLTGRQHSVDFPPGLDDAFTGNFCMWRAAVLCADAEDGHVHGDCFLSPFKLVLLCCGGYNTQAFCSVYDSVSGVWGGVFSTAVSRIISLLRPSILVGNALCWLISGGDILVFDLECQSLDVIEKPAFYYVTDGCFQILRMEGGGLGLAVLLDLTIQLWERKSNSDGVVGWVLLKKTIPLEGMFPRRMNSVRIVGYDEDTNVIVLTSMTGNFTLQLDSMQLKHIVKRNNICYDPFYPYTNFYTAARQGSRPGRGESGTNCDRTRSANILSWSNNLGTES, from the exons atggcGCTGCTGATGGACCCCGCCGAGGTTCCCCAAGGCCGAGG CAGTGCAGAGAGAGGAGGGCTGATGGATCCCGCTGAGGTTCCCCAACTCCAGTG GGCCGACCCCGTTTCCAGCTCGCCGCGTGTGTACGGTAGGAAGCAGTGGCGTGCCGTGTGCAAGGTGCTCGGCAACGACAATCTCCTCGCTGAGATCCTCGTCCGCCTCCCTCCCAATCCGTCCTCGCTCCCCCGCGCATCTGTCGTGTGCAAGCGCTGGCTCGGCATCCTCTCCGACCCCGAGTTCCTCAAACGCTTCCGCAAGCACCACCGCAAGCCTCCTCTCCTCGGCTTCTTTGAAGGGTATGCCAACCGCTTTGCTCCCGTCATGGACTCGCCGGACCGTATCACTGCCTCCTGCTTCTCCATGCCCAAGAGCAGCACGCCCTACAGCGACCATCGAGAATACATGGGCTGCCGCCACGGCCTCGCTGTTCTGGTCAACAAGCAGGATCGCAAGACCTTCGTGTGGGATCCCCTCACTGGCCGACAGCACAGCGTGGATTTTCCACCCGGGCTCGATGACGCCTTCACGGGGAATTTCTGTATGTGGCGTGCCGCAGTGTTGTGTGCTGATGCCGAAGATGGGCATGTCCATGGAGACTGCTTCTTGAGCCCGTTTAAATTGGTTTTGCTCTGCTGCGGTGGATACAATACACAGGCATTTTGTTCTGTCTATGACTCGGTGTCTGGTGTTTGGGGAGGTGTTTTCTCGACCGCGGTATCACGTATAATTTCTCTGTTAAGGCCCAGCATCCTGGTTGGTAATGCACTTTGCTGGCTGATTTCTGGAGGTGATATCCTTGTGTTTGATTTGGAATGTCAGAGCCTTGATGTGATCGAGAAGCCGGCATTCTACTATGTTACCGACGGGTGTTTTCAGATCTTACGGATGGagggtggtggacttggccttgCTGTTTTGTTGGACTTGACCATCCAATTGTGGGAGAGGAAATCTAACTCCGATGGTGTCGTTGGATGGGTGTTGCTGAAGAAAACCATTCCACTGGAGGGGATGTTTCCAAGGAGAATGAATTCTGTACGTATCGTCGGGTATgatgaggacacaaatgtgattgtTCTCACTTCGATGACCGGCAACTTCACGCTCCAACTTGACTCGATGCAGCTCAAACATATTGTTAAAAGAAACAACATATGTTACGACCCGTTTTATCCCTACACAAATTTCTATACTGCAG CAAGGCAGGGCAGTCGGCCGGGAAGGGGCGAATCTGGAACTAATTGTGATCGGACCAGATCTGCTAACATACTATCTTGGTCGAACAATTTAG GTACTGAGAGTTAA